One Synechococcus sp. PROS-9-1 DNA window includes the following coding sequences:
- a CDS encoding putative 2OG-Fe(II) oxygenase gives MDVIDLFPRSIVQGELELKLRNQLLLHCEEVLHNPGANPDASKRLAGQLNQQRELNPTQPAVRELCESVLLEGCERWIRHVIDQQPPQGRGPWVPGRYQLRLIDIWLNCQMEGDYNPMHTHGGSFSGVVFLKVPSQINGTSFDGQLCFHGPEDYHLQSFRTGMAKYVLPRPGDFYIFPAWQPHSVMPFRGSGERWSLAFNVVAQPTSGHPQPPEQNQNISLSSQRPRARGF, from the coding sequence ATGGACGTCATTGATCTCTTTCCACGGTCCATCGTGCAAGGAGAGCTTGAGCTCAAACTACGCAATCAACTGCTCCTCCATTGCGAAGAGGTCCTTCACAATCCAGGGGCTAATCCCGACGCTTCGAAGCGCCTCGCTGGCCAGCTCAACCAACAACGAGAACTCAATCCAACACAACCCGCCGTTCGGGAACTTTGCGAATCTGTCCTTCTCGAAGGCTGCGAGCGCTGGATTCGTCATGTAATTGACCAGCAACCGCCTCAGGGGCGTGGACCATGGGTGCCCGGTCGCTACCAGCTAAGGCTGATTGATATTTGGCTGAATTGCCAAATGGAGGGTGATTACAACCCAATGCATACCCATGGAGGAAGTTTTTCTGGAGTTGTCTTTTTAAAAGTGCCCTCACAGATCAACGGAACAAGTTTTGATGGTCAGCTTTGTTTTCACGGTCCTGAGGACTATCACCTTCAATCATTTCGTACGGGAATGGCCAAGTACGTGCTTCCCAGGCCGGGTGATTTTTATATTTTTCCAGCCTGGCAACCCCATTCCGTCATGCCTTTCCGGGGGAGCGGAGAACGCTGGTCTCTCGCTTTTAACGTTGTCGCCCAACCCACATCAGGGCATCCACAGCCCCCTGAGCAGAACCAAAACATTTCGCTTTCGAGTCAGCGGCCAAGAGCACGAGGGTTCTGA
- a CDS encoding DUF565 domain-containing protein — MTARLQKTRLQISFGEATSRLDQWAVNPWRRASLMLIALGASFAVGNSIGAVAGALELMDPVAAVITVGIWELMVRTRRHWARDKQKHLGRDLLDMSRIGLLYGLLLEGFKLI; from the coding sequence ATGACCGCTCGACTTCAAAAGACTCGTCTTCAAATCAGTTTCGGAGAAGCGACCTCAAGGCTTGATCAGTGGGCTGTAAACCCCTGGAGAAGGGCGTCGCTGATGCTGATCGCTCTCGGAGCCAGCTTCGCTGTGGGGAACAGCATCGGAGCGGTTGCAGGTGCTTTGGAGTTGATGGATCCAGTGGCCGCTGTCATCACGGTGGGGATCTGGGAACTCATGGTGCGAACCAGGCGGCATTGGGCACGAGACAAGCAAAAGCATCTGGGACGTGATCTGTTGGATATGTCACGCATCGGCTTGCTCTATGGCCTCTTATTGGAAGGATTCAAGTTGATTTAA
- a CDS encoding DNA-3-methyladenine glycosylase — protein MPSGVAWLGCLRLMTMGQPDCCTHGSISSVPPLAIQPIAKDFPALSQSFFCRPAEVVGSELVGCRLVKLQKDGSLLWGVIVETEAYAQDDPACHGYRRRSPQNETLFGEPGRFYVYVSYGIHHCVNVVTDRSDWANGVLLRAVAMPGEPERVGAGPGLLSRRFEISRGHDNSSACGENELWLAHRPSVLNSPELVTTTRIGISQAQDLPWRWYLKASRSVSRRARGDRMPALSQAFIPTLECKR, from the coding sequence ATGCCATCTGGAGTGGCGTGGTTGGGTTGCCTGCGCTTGATGACAATGGGTCAACCGGATTGCTGTACCCATGGATCAATCTCCTCAGTTCCTCCTCTAGCTATCCAACCCATCGCCAAGGATTTCCCAGCACTCAGCCAATCCTTCTTCTGCCGCCCAGCGGAGGTGGTGGGATCAGAGCTGGTGGGCTGCAGATTGGTGAAACTCCAGAAGGACGGCAGCTTGCTTTGGGGGGTGATCGTGGAAACGGAGGCATATGCGCAAGACGACCCCGCTTGTCACGGCTATCGCCGCCGCTCACCGCAAAACGAAACGCTGTTTGGTGAGCCAGGGCGTTTCTATGTCTATGTGAGCTATGGGATCCATCACTGCGTGAATGTGGTCACCGATCGGAGCGATTGGGCCAATGGGGTGTTGCTTCGCGCTGTTGCTATGCCTGGCGAGCCTGAACGGGTGGGTGCTGGTCCTGGGTTGCTGTCTCGGCGCTTCGAAATCAGCCGAGGCCATGACAACAGCTCCGCCTGTGGCGAGAATGAACTGTGGTTGGCCCATAGGCCCTCCGTTCTTAACAGCCCTGAGCTTGTGACCACCACGCGGATCGGAATCTCTCAGGCCCAGGATTTGCCCTGGCGTTGGTACTTGAAGGCCTCCCGCAGCGTGAGCCGGCGTGCCCGAGGTGACCGGATGCCTGCTTTGAGTCAGGCCTTCATTCCAACCCTGGAGTGCAAGCGATGA
- a CDS encoding Ycf66 family protein — MGATSTLDSPMLATLTGDLCLLAGLAVLLLPLLATELSRPRDGAWGAVVLLLGLVLVTSSDRLRGAPMLGVACAGLLISRLGAEVGQARWQQLSVEERQRLGSRERWTTSLQQLTTVLASLVSATTDTLKSLKPDAKTGTNKLWVRPEQPSKDADLDTPPSSESSEASNDKDAKAETPDTKKQRKKRWVRPDSPEPSLETQKVSSTSSSDESQAETKAEMSTESIDDGSVDTAIDTASNTASEAARTDED, encoded by the coding sequence ATGGGAGCAACGTCGACACTCGATTCCCCGATGCTGGCCACTCTCACTGGAGACCTCTGTTTGCTGGCGGGTCTTGCAGTTCTGCTGCTGCCACTGCTCGCCACTGAACTCAGTCGGCCCCGCGATGGCGCCTGGGGAGCGGTCGTCCTCCTGCTTGGGCTGGTCCTCGTGACCAGCAGTGATCGATTACGAGGCGCTCCCATGCTGGGGGTGGCCTGCGCTGGTTTGCTAATCAGCCGCCTAGGAGCAGAAGTAGGGCAAGCCCGCTGGCAACAACTCAGCGTGGAGGAGCGGCAAAGACTCGGCTCCCGAGAACGCTGGACCACGAGCCTTCAACAACTCACCACCGTCTTGGCCAGCCTTGTAAGCGCAACCACTGACACGCTCAAAAGCCTGAAGCCGGACGCTAAAACCGGAACCAACAAACTGTGGGTGCGACCTGAGCAGCCATCCAAGGACGCAGATCTAGACACTCCTCCCAGCAGTGAGAGCAGTGAGGCCAGCAACGACAAGGACGCCAAAGCTGAAACGCCAGACACCAAAAAACAACGCAAGAAGCGCTGGGTCCGTCCAGACAGCCCAGAACCATCTCTGGAAACTCAAAAGGTGAGTTCTACGTCCAGCAGCGATGAATCCCAAGCTGAAACCAAGGCTGAAATGAGCACGGAAAGCATTGATGACGGAAGTGTTGACACCGCCATCGACACAGCCTCAAACACAGCCTCCGAAGCAGCACGCACCGACGAAGACTGA
- a CDS encoding aspartate carbamoyltransferase catalytic subunit has translation MSGWSHRHVLDLAAFSPDDYATVLELAHRFRSMPVTGARKLPALQGRLVATLFFEPSTRTRSSFELAAKRLSADVQSFSPSSSSLSKGESLLDTARTYVAMGADVLVIRHRCTDVPAQLASELDQAGERTVVLNGGDGQHSHPSQGLLDLYTLAHHFDPRHPHPEALQGKRIAIVGDVLHSRVARSNLWALSACGADVVLCGPASLVPEAFADFLDAPPPGQASDPVRERGTVQISRNLDECLSGADAVMTLRLQQERMTDHLLTNLDRYHRDYGLTHERLRRCSFSGPVLHPGPVNRGVEMSGALLDDRSICLVEDQVRNGIPIRMALLYLMAASDPVADSSQASAPS, from the coding sequence ATGAGTGGCTGGTCGCACAGGCATGTTCTCGATTTGGCTGCGTTCTCGCCTGACGACTACGCCACCGTGCTCGAGCTTGCCCATCGTTTTCGTTCGATGCCAGTCACGGGTGCTCGCAAATTACCGGCATTGCAAGGTCGATTGGTTGCCACCTTGTTTTTTGAGCCAAGCACGCGCACGCGCAGCAGTTTTGAGCTGGCTGCGAAGCGGTTATCGGCTGATGTCCAGAGTTTTTCCCCGTCCAGCAGCTCTTTGAGCAAAGGCGAATCTCTGCTCGATACAGCACGCACCTATGTCGCGATGGGTGCTGATGTGTTGGTGATCCGTCATCGCTGCACGGATGTACCCGCGCAGTTGGCCTCTGAGTTGGATCAAGCAGGCGAGCGCACCGTTGTGCTGAATGGTGGTGATGGTCAGCACAGCCATCCCAGCCAGGGCTTGCTTGATCTCTATACGCTTGCGCACCATTTCGATCCCCGCCACCCTCATCCCGAAGCATTGCAGGGCAAGCGCATCGCGATTGTTGGCGATGTGCTGCATTCGCGTGTAGCGCGCTCAAACCTCTGGGCCCTCAGCGCTTGCGGCGCGGATGTGGTGCTTTGCGGGCCGGCCAGTCTCGTGCCCGAGGCCTTTGCTGACTTCTTAGATGCTCCGCCGCCTGGGCAAGCTTCAGATCCTGTCCGGGAGCGGGGAACGGTGCAGATCAGCCGCAACTTAGATGAATGCTTGTCGGGCGCGGATGCTGTGATGACCTTGCGCTTACAACAAGAGCGCATGACCGATCACCTGCTTACGAATCTGGATCGCTATCACCGTGACTATGGGCTCACGCATGAGCGGTTGCGACGCTGCTCTTTTTCAGGCCCTGTGCTGCATCCAGGCCCTGTGAATCGTGGGGTTGAAATGAGCGGTGCCCTTTTGGACGACCGCTCGATCTGCTTGGTGGAGGATCAAGTCCGCAATGGAATCCCGATCCGCATGGCGTTGCTCTATTTAATGGCGGCGTCTGATCCTGTGGCGGATTCGTCACAGGCATCAGCGCCATCCTGA
- the coaBC gene encoding bifunctional phosphopantothenoylcysteine decarboxylase/phosphopantothenate--cysteine ligase CoaBC, which translates to MKIEAPRPLEGRRLLVAASGSIAAVKTPLLVSALVKAGAEVRCVITPSASRLVSPVALASLSRHPCLQDQDQWDPSQPRPLHVELAEWADLVVVAPLSATSLARWTQGFGDGLLASLLLACERPVVAASAMNTGMWGNAAVRRNWELLQRDERVLCLGPEPGLLACDRIGEGRMADPALIQLAVLHALQQGSKERQLTRDWSGRSLLVTAGPTVEALDPARMISNRSSGRMGVMLAQAARWRGARVDLIHGPLQLPDAWLEGLCCHPVESAQAMESALIDLQPGVDAVAMAAAVADLRRRGGALPEKPAKAALANVLSDQMETVPDLLAGLAERRPPGQVLLGFAALSGQADSLLERARHKLSAKKCDLLFANPIDQPNQGFGSDLNGGWLLRRDGTQEQCVPQYKLELANRLLDELARQLPALQALNSSEVVSDV; encoded by the coding sequence ATGAAGATTGAGGCCCCAAGGCCTCTGGAGGGGCGTCGCCTTCTCGTAGCGGCATCGGGAAGCATCGCTGCGGTCAAGACCCCTCTTCTTGTCAGTGCGTTGGTGAAGGCAGGGGCCGAGGTGCGTTGTGTCATCACCCCTAGCGCCTCACGCCTTGTCAGCCCTGTGGCACTGGCAAGCCTGAGTCGTCACCCGTGTTTGCAAGATCAGGATCAGTGGGATCCATCGCAACCTCGACCGCTGCATGTGGAGCTAGCTGAGTGGGCGGATCTTGTGGTTGTGGCTCCCTTAAGCGCCACAAGCTTGGCCCGTTGGACCCAGGGATTTGGAGATGGGTTGCTGGCCTCCTTGCTGTTGGCTTGCGAGCGGCCTGTGGTGGCGGCCTCAGCTATGAATACAGGGATGTGGGGCAATGCTGCAGTCCGTCGCAACTGGGAGCTCTTGCAACGGGATGAACGGGTGCTCTGCCTTGGACCAGAGCCTGGTTTGTTGGCTTGTGATCGAATCGGAGAGGGGCGAATGGCCGATCCCGCTTTGATTCAATTGGCGGTTCTCCATGCGCTTCAGCAAGGGAGCAAGGAACGCCAGTTGACGCGTGATTGGAGTGGTCGTTCCTTGCTCGTCACCGCTGGCCCAACGGTGGAAGCCCTGGATCCTGCCCGAATGATTAGCAACCGCAGTAGTGGACGCATGGGTGTGATGCTCGCTCAAGCAGCCCGTTGGCGAGGTGCCCGGGTTGACTTGATTCATGGCCCCTTGCAGTTGCCTGACGCCTGGCTTGAAGGGTTGTGTTGCCACCCTGTGGAGTCGGCGCAAGCGATGGAGTCGGCTCTCATTGATCTGCAGCCGGGTGTTGATGCGGTGGCGATGGCGGCGGCGGTGGCGGATTTGCGCCGTCGTGGTGGAGCGCTTCCTGAGAAACCCGCGAAGGCCGCGTTGGCCAACGTTCTTTCGGACCAAATGGAGACTGTTCCAGATCTTTTGGCCGGTTTGGCTGAGCGCCGCCCGCCTGGTCAGGTGCTCTTGGGATTTGCTGCTCTCAGTGGTCAAGCCGATTCGCTGCTGGAGCGGGCACGTCACAAACTCTCTGCAAAAAAATGCGACCTGTTGTTTGCCAACCCCATTGATCAGCCCAATCAGGGGTTTGGTTCTGATCTGAATGGAGGCTGGTTGCTCAGGCGCGATGGCACGCAGGAGCAGTGCGTGCCTCAATACAAGCTTGAGCTCGCCAATCGCTTGCTGGATGAGCTCGCCAGGCAACTGCCCGCGCTGCAAGCCCTCAATTCATCGGAGGTTGTCTCAGACGTGTGA
- a CDS encoding creatininase family protein, with protein sequence MNATLPGPTANTEAIRLALQSWPDVEAYLNSCKGIIIPLGSTEQHGPTGAIGTDALTAEAVALELGRSSGVLVTPAQAYGMAEHHLGFAGTMSLQPATLMAVMHDLVLSLATHGFERIFVVNGHGGNMATTKAAFAQAYGTAASRGLPVASKLRCRLSNWFMAGPVMRQARELYGDREGQHATPSEIAVTLHLHDSLIAKQRPLPDPAPCGAIHGPADFRRRYPDGRMGSHPYLATAEHGAGLLDTAVTALREDLETFLSAA encoded by the coding sequence ATGAACGCCACCCTTCCTGGCCCCACAGCCAACACCGAAGCCATTCGTTTGGCTCTGCAGAGTTGGCCCGATGTTGAGGCCTATCTGAACAGCTGCAAAGGAATCATCATTCCGTTGGGTTCCACAGAACAACATGGACCCACAGGTGCGATTGGGACTGATGCCCTCACAGCAGAAGCTGTGGCGCTTGAGCTCGGTCGCAGCAGTGGCGTGCTGGTCACCCCAGCTCAGGCCTATGGCATGGCTGAACACCATCTCGGCTTCGCGGGCACGATGAGTCTTCAGCCAGCCACCCTGATGGCGGTGATGCATGACCTTGTCTTGTCGTTGGCCACCCATGGGTTCGAGCGAATCTTTGTGGTGAATGGCCACGGAGGCAACATGGCCACGACCAAAGCAGCCTTTGCCCAGGCCTATGGAACGGCCGCCAGCCGAGGACTTCCGGTGGCATCCAAATTGCGCTGCAGACTCTCCAACTGGTTCATGGCAGGACCTGTGATGCGCCAAGCCCGAGAGCTCTATGGCGATCGCGAAGGCCAACATGCCACCCCCAGCGAGATCGCCGTCACCCTCCACCTTCACGACAGCCTGATCGCCAAGCAAAGGCCCCTACCTGACCCCGCCCCATGCGGAGCGATTCACGGCCCAGCCGATTTTCGCAGACGTTATCCCGATGGCCGCATGGGCTCTCACCCCTATCTCGCCACGGCAGAACATGGAGCGGGGTTGCTGGATACGGCGGTCACGGCACTGCGCGAAGATCTTGAAACCTTTCTCTCCGCTGCATGA
- the crtR gene encoding beta-carotene hydroxylase — protein MTQALAQPESSGLTPRLRSVPKEFVDPPSVWNPTVGLFLGGYGLAALTIWGWFVGGWPLPLLLISGFLALHLEGTVVHDACHNAAHPIPWINQAMGHGSALLLGFSFPVFTRVHLQHHSHVNDPKNDPDHIVSTFGPLWLIAPRFFYHEFFFFQRKLWKRWELMQWGFERAIFFTIIAAAIRFDFLPFIFNCWFAPALMVGVTLGLFFDYLPHRPFLSRNRWQNARVYPGRTMNWLIMGQNYHLVHHLWPSIPWFEYKPAYEATKPLLDAKESPQRLGIFETRSDVVNFFYDILIGVRSHKPRGSKMRPIAKLLPSRRLRRGWLSLLRRTAVTPARQRF, from the coding sequence ATGACTCAGGCACTCGCACAACCGGAGAGCTCGGGATTGACCCCCAGGCTTCGGTCAGTGCCTAAGGAGTTTGTGGATCCACCGTCTGTATGGAACCCAACCGTTGGCCTGTTTTTAGGCGGGTACGGCTTAGCAGCCTTGACTATTTGGGGCTGGTTTGTTGGTGGTTGGCCGTTGCCATTGCTCTTGATTTCCGGATTCTTAGCGCTTCATTTGGAGGGCACCGTTGTTCACGATGCCTGTCACAACGCTGCTCATCCGATCCCCTGGATCAACCAAGCGATGGGGCATGGTTCAGCCTTGCTATTGGGATTTAGTTTTCCTGTTTTTACGCGAGTGCACTTGCAACATCATTCCCATGTGAATGATCCAAAAAATGATCCTGATCACATCGTTAGTACGTTTGGTCCTCTCTGGTTAATTGCTCCAAGGTTTTTTTATCACGAGTTTTTCTTCTTTCAGCGCAAGCTCTGGAAGCGTTGGGAGTTGATGCAGTGGGGATTCGAACGAGCAATCTTCTTTACGATCATTGCTGCAGCAATTCGATTCGACTTTCTGCCTTTTATTTTTAATTGTTGGTTTGCACCCGCGCTCATGGTGGGGGTCACGCTTGGTCTGTTTTTTGATTACCTGCCCCATAGACCATTTTTATCGAGGAATCGCTGGCAAAACGCTCGTGTGTATCCGGGCCGTACGATGAATTGGTTGATTATGGGCCAAAATTATCATTTAGTGCACCATCTTTGGCCCTCTATTCCATGGTTTGAATACAAGCCCGCCTATGAGGCAACCAAGCCTCTTCTTGATGCAAAAGAATCACCACAGAGGCTGGGAATCTTTGAAACTCGCTCTGATGTTGTCAATTTCTTCTATGACATTCTGATTGGAGTTCGTAGTCACAAGCCAAGGGGCAGCAAGATGCGACCGATCGCCAAACTTTTGCCGAGCAGGCGTCTGAGGCGTGGCTGGCTTTCGTTGTTACGGCGGACAGCCGTTACTCCGGCACGCCAGCGTTTCTAG
- the gatC gene encoding Asp-tRNA(Asn)/Glu-tRNA(Gln) amidotransferase subunit GatC: MSKITADDVRKVAKLARLDLPEDTIATYTGQLERILDYVDQLQAVETDGVLPTTRAVEVVNATREDIVVDTDVRQELLDQAPQREGDFFRVPKILAD; this comes from the coding sequence ATGAGCAAGATCACCGCCGACGACGTTCGCAAGGTGGCCAAACTTGCCCGCCTTGACCTCCCTGAAGACACCATCGCCACCTATACCGGGCAACTTGAGCGAATTCTCGATTACGTGGATCAGCTTCAAGCGGTGGAGACCGATGGGGTTTTACCTACAACACGTGCTGTGGAAGTGGTCAATGCAACGCGTGAGGACATTGTTGTTGATACAGATGTGCGCCAGGAACTCTTAGATCAAGCCCCGCAACGGGAAGGGGACTTCTTCAGGGTTCCCAAGATCCTCGCGGACTAG
- a CDS encoding queuosine precursor transporter — protein MNDDSMSASATATTSHIQARRDLVFLVLAGLFLGTLGMLNILGLTRFLALGQIGSFPIVVAVGALPYPVTFLCTDLISELWGEERATQVVWVGLLLNGWVVLILWLGGLMPGLNGAPESTFFEIQRLAFGSVGASMVAYLTAQFVDVRLFHFWKKRTNGKALWLRNNGSTLVSQLVDTSAVVLISHYAAHVLPIRAGEAVLPQLGAFIASGYLFKALAAFADTLPFIWLTAWLRDWLDIEGDGEEIMP, from the coding sequence ATGAACGACGACTCCATGTCGGCATCAGCCACAGCCACCACAAGCCACATCCAAGCCAGGCGAGACCTGGTCTTTCTTGTGCTGGCCGGACTCTTCCTCGGCACCCTGGGGATGCTGAACATCCTTGGCCTAACGCGGTTTCTTGCTCTAGGGCAGATCGGGTCCTTCCCCATCGTGGTTGCCGTGGGTGCGCTTCCCTATCCCGTGACCTTTTTATGCACTGATCTCATCAGTGAGCTTTGGGGAGAGGAGAGGGCCACTCAGGTGGTGTGGGTAGGTCTCTTGCTCAATGGATGGGTGGTTTTAATCCTGTGGCTCGGAGGCCTGATGCCAGGGCTCAATGGTGCTCCTGAATCCACATTTTTTGAGATTCAACGCCTGGCCTTCGGGTCCGTCGGAGCCTCGATGGTGGCTTACCTCACGGCCCAATTTGTAGACGTGCGTTTGTTCCACTTTTGGAAGAAACGCACGAATGGCAAGGCCCTCTGGCTGCGCAACAACGGCTCCACCTTGGTGAGCCAATTGGTCGACACCAGTGCCGTGGTGTTAATCAGCCACTACGCCGCCCATGTGTTGCCCATCCGCGCTGGAGAAGCGGTTCTTCCTCAGCTGGGAGCTTTCATCGCCAGCGGCTATTTGTTCAAAGCCCTTGCTGCTTTTGCCGACACCCTTCCCTTCATCTGGCTCACCGCCTGGTTACGCGATTGGTTGGATATTGAGGGAGACGGCGAGGAGATCATGCCCTGA
- the psbO gene encoding photosystem II manganese-stabilizing polypeptide, with protein MRIRPLLAMVLALCLFVVTACSGGAEAIDRSNVTYDDIRNTGKANDCPTLPDSARGSISLTAGGAYELRGICMHPSQVFVKGEPANKRQEAQFVEGKILTRYTSSLDEVFGDLSVGENGLSFSEKGGIDFQPITVLVPGGEEFPFTFSSKNLQATAEGSALTTSTDFNGTYRTPSYRTSNFIDPKGRALTTGVDYPQGLMALGGDYEELESENVKRYIDGTGLMSFSITKVDPETGEFGGVFTAIQPSDSDMGGREIVDVKISGELFGRFEEA; from the coding sequence ATGCGCATCCGTCCCCTGCTGGCCATGGTGCTGGCCCTCTGTCTCTTCGTTGTAACCGCCTGCAGTGGTGGTGCTGAGGCCATAGATCGGTCCAACGTCACCTATGACGACATCCGCAATACGGGCAAGGCCAATGATTGCCCCACCCTGCCTGATTCGGCACGTGGCTCCATCAGCCTTACGGCTGGCGGTGCTTATGAACTGCGTGGAATTTGCATGCATCCCTCCCAGGTGTTCGTTAAAGGCGAACCCGCGAACAAGCGTCAAGAGGCGCAATTCGTGGAGGGCAAAATCCTCACCCGCTACACCTCAAGTTTGGATGAAGTCTTTGGCGATCTCAGCGTTGGCGAGAACGGCTTGAGCTTCAGCGAAAAAGGCGGTATCGATTTCCAGCCGATCACCGTCTTGGTTCCTGGTGGTGAGGAATTCCCCTTCACCTTCTCCAGCAAAAACCTTCAAGCCACCGCTGAGGGTTCAGCACTTACAACCAGTACCGACTTCAACGGCACCTACCGCACACCGAGCTACCGCACCAGTAACTTCATCGACCCCAAGGGTCGTGCCTTAACAACCGGTGTGGACTATCCCCAGGGCCTGATGGCATTGGGTGGTGACTATGAGGAACTTGAAAGCGAAAACGTCAAGCGCTACATCGATGGCACTGGCCTGATGAGCTTTTCAATCACCAAGGTGGACCCAGAGACGGGTGAGTTTGGTGGTGTATTCACAGCGATTCAACCTTCCGACTCAGATATGGGCGGTCGGGAGATCGTTGACGTGAAGATCAGCGGAGAGCTCTTCGGCCGCTTTGAGGAGGCTTGA
- a CDS encoding DUF2555 domain-containing protein, with the protein MGSSLQGTSMPITPESLDAFDDDKVALLAKRLEDDDYPTPFDGLSDWHLLRALAIHRPELTGPYVHLVDQEPFDED; encoded by the coding sequence ATGGGGTCTTCGCTTCAGGGAACCAGCATGCCGATCACGCCGGAATCTCTGGACGCGTTTGATGACGACAAGGTGGCTTTGCTCGCCAAGCGCCTTGAAGACGACGACTATCCCACCCCTTTTGATGGTTTAAGTGATTGGCATCTTCTGCGTGCCTTGGCGATCCACCGACCGGAGCTCACAGGGCCATACGTTCACTTAGTTGATCAGGAACCATTCGATGAAGATTGA
- a CDS encoding NAD(P)/FAD-dependent oxidoreductase, producing the protein MAAEHFFLELEPPEERLRDAPHVVIVGGGFAGVRACKALAQADVRVTLIDKRNFNLFQPLLYQVATGLVAPGDVATPLRQLVGKQSNVQVLLGEVTGLDAKKQQIHFGEKTLNYDHLILATGSGSTYFGHEEWRTFAPPMKILEHAQEIRRRLLMAMEQAEQTPDPAARKFLQTVVIVGGGPTGCEMAGATSELMRNAMRREFKQLNPDDSRIIVIDPGDRLLRAMPESLSASAQKTLESLGVETLFKGRVQSMQPGEVTVGTPDGDQTIQAATVIWTAGVRPSHLGKTLAGSIDCELDRGGRVIVESDFSVKDHPEIRVVGDLCSYKHTSTGNPLPGMAGPATQAGGFVGKDIAAIMGGSQRPNFKWFDFGSMAVLDRVAAVADLRGFKFSGSPGWAVWAAAHLAFMPDRENRWTLLIKWMFAVLSQQRSSMLLTGMPSQHIGLDSADSPFPMKSGSGPSIASPDAALKAAMDYYSSSVSGVPVQDGADACDESATGSDAAIK; encoded by the coding sequence ATGGCTGCTGAGCATTTCTTCCTCGAACTCGAACCACCCGAAGAACGTCTTCGCGACGCCCCTCATGTGGTGATCGTGGGAGGAGGCTTTGCTGGAGTGCGGGCCTGCAAAGCGCTAGCTCAGGCCGATGTGCGCGTCACCTTGATTGACAAGCGCAATTTCAACCTGTTCCAACCGCTTCTTTATCAAGTGGCAACAGGCCTAGTAGCCCCTGGCGATGTGGCGACACCACTAAGACAGCTGGTGGGAAAGCAGAGCAACGTTCAAGTCCTGCTGGGAGAAGTCACAGGATTAGACGCCAAGAAGCAGCAAATCCATTTCGGCGAGAAAACTCTCAACTACGACCACTTGATCCTGGCAACGGGCTCAGGCAGTACTTATTTCGGCCATGAAGAATGGCGCACTTTTGCGCCACCGATGAAAATCCTTGAGCACGCCCAAGAGATTCGTCGCCGCTTGCTGATGGCGATGGAGCAGGCCGAACAGACACCCGATCCCGCGGCACGCAAATTCCTTCAAACCGTGGTGATTGTGGGAGGGGGGCCTACCGGATGTGAGATGGCAGGTGCCACCTCCGAATTAATGCGCAATGCCATGCGCCGTGAGTTCAAGCAGCTCAATCCTGATGATTCAAGGATCATCGTGATCGACCCGGGCGATCGCTTGCTGAGGGCGATGCCTGAGTCGTTGTCGGCCTCTGCTCAAAAGACTCTTGAGTCTCTCGGGGTAGAAACTCTCTTCAAAGGGCGGGTTCAGAGCATGCAGCCGGGAGAAGTCACCGTTGGCACTCCAGATGGCGACCAAACAATTCAAGCCGCAACAGTGATTTGGACTGCTGGGGTGCGACCGTCTCACCTGGGCAAGACCCTTGCAGGGTCGATCGATTGTGAATTGGATCGTGGCGGGAGGGTGATTGTTGAATCCGACTTCAGCGTGAAAGACCATCCAGAGATACGAGTGGTTGGCGATCTCTGCAGTTACAAACACACGTCCACGGGCAACCCGCTGCCCGGGATGGCCGGCCCAGCAACACAAGCTGGTGGCTTCGTTGGCAAAGACATCGCCGCAATCATGGGTGGAAGCCAGCGTCCGAACTTCAAATGGTTTGATTTCGGCAGCATGGCCGTGCTGGATCGTGTTGCTGCTGTTGCTGATCTGCGTGGCTTCAAATTCAGTGGAAGCCCAGGCTGGGCTGTTTGGGCCGCCGCACACCTGGCCTTCATGCCCGATCGAGAAAATCGCTGGACCTTGTTGATCAAGTGGATGTTTGCTGTTCTGTCGCAGCAACGCTCATCGATGCTGCTCACAGGCATGCCAAGTCAGCACATTGGTCTCGACTCCGCAGACTCCCCATTCCCAATGAAGAGCGGCAGCGGACCCTCGATTGCCTCTCCAGATGCGGCACTCAAAGCAGCCATGGATTACTACTCCAGTTCCGTTTCTGGTGTTCCTGTTCAGGATGGCGCTGATGCCTGTGACGAATCCGCCACAGGATCAGACGCCGCCATTAAATAG